The Myotis daubentonii chromosome 9, mMyoDau2.1, whole genome shotgun sequence genome has a segment encoding these proteins:
- the ZBED5 gene encoding zinc finger BED domain-containing protein 5 isoform X2 — translation MSNSNKITFSKKPKRRKYDESYLSFGFTYFGNRDAPHAQCVLCKKILSNSSLAPSKLRRHLETKHAAFKDKDISFFKQHLDSPENNKPPPPKIVNTDNESATEASYNVSYHIALSGEAHTVGELLIKPCAKDVVMRMFDEQYSKKIDAVQLSNSTIARRIKDLAADIEEELVCRLKICDGFSLQLDESADVSGLAVLLVFVRYRFNKSIEEDLLLCESLQSNATGKEIFNCINSFMQKHEIEWGKCVDICSDASRAMDGKIAEAVALIKYVAPESTSSHCLLYRHALAVKIMPTSLKNVLDQAVQIINYIKARPHQSRLLKILCEEMGAQHTALLLNTEVRWLSRGKVLVRLFELRRELLVFMDSAFQLSDCLTNLSWLLRLAYLADIFTKLNEVNLSMQGKNVTVFTVFDKMSSLLRKLAFWASSVEEENFDCFPTLSDFLTEINSTVDKDICSAIVQHLRGLRSTLLKYFPVTNDNNAWVRNPFTVSVKPASLVARDYESLIDLTSDSQVKQNFSELSLNDFWSSLIQEYPSIATRAVRVLLPFATMHLCETGFSYYAATKTKYRKRLDAAPHMRIRLSNITPNIKRICDKKTQKHCSH, via the coding sequence ATGTCCAATTCCAACAAAATAACATTTAGTAAGaaaccaaaaagaagaaaatatgatgAAAGTTATTTGTCTTTTGGATTTACTTACTTTGGAAATAGAGATGCACCTCATGCTCAGTGTGTGTTATGTAAGAAAATTTTATCAAatagctctttggcccctagtAAGCTTCGAAGACATTTGGAAACAAAACATGCTGCATTTAAAGACAAAGACATAAGCTTTTTCAAGCAACATCTTGATTCACCTGAAAATAACAAACCCCCACCACCTAAAATTGTCAATACAGATAATGAAAGTGCTACAGAGGCATCGTACAATGTAAGTTACCATATAGCCCTGAGTGGAGAGGCTCATACTGTTGGAGAATTGCTTATCAAACCTTGTGCAAAAGATGTCGTGATGCGGATGTTTGATGAACAATACAGTAAAAAAATAGATGCAGTGCAACTATCAAACAGTACCATTGCACGCCGAATTAAGGATCTAGCTGCTGACATTGAAGAAGAGCTTGTTTGTAGACTGAAAATTTGTGATGGGTTTTCGCTGCAGCTAGATGAATCAGCTGATGTTTCAGGACTTGCTGTGCTACTTGTGTTTGTTCGTTACCGGTTTAATAAGTCTATTGAGGAAGACCTACTGTTATGTGAATCTCTGCAAAGTAATGCTACTGGTAAAGAAATTTTCAACTGCATCAACAGTTTCATGCAGAAACATGAAATTGAATGGGGAAAATGTGTTGATATTTGTAGTGATGCTTCTAGAGCAATGGACGGGAAAATTGCTGAGGCTGTCGCCTTGATAAAATATGTGGCTCCAGAAAGTACCAGTAGTCACTGCCTATTATATAGACATGCACTAGCAGTTAAAATAATGCCTACATCTCTAAAAAATGTGCTAGATCAGGCAGTACAAATCATCAATTATATTAAAGCTCGACCACATCAATCCAGACTACTAAAAATTTTATGTGAAGAAATgggtgcccagcacacagcactTCTTCTAAATACAGAGGTGAGGTGGCTTTCCCGAGGTAAAGTTCTTGTAAGACTTTTTGAGCTTCGTCGTGAACTATTGGTTTTCATGGATTCTGCTTTTCAACTGTCTGATTGTTTAACAAATTTATCTTGGCTCCTAAGACTTGCATATCTTGCAGAtatttttactaaattaaatGAGGTTAATCTGTCAATGCAAGGAAAAAATGTGACAGTGTTTACAGTATTTGATAAAATGTCATCATTGTTAAGAAAATTGGCATTTTGGGCCTCATCTGTAGAAGAAGAAAACTTTGATTGTTTTCCTACACTAAGTGACTTTTTGACTGAAATTAATTCTACAGTTGATAAAGATATTTGCAGTGCCATTGTGCAGCACCTACGGGGTTTGCGCTCTACTCTGTTGAAATATTTTCCTGTAACAAATGACAATAATGCTTGGGTTAGAAATCCATTTACAGTATCTGTGAAACCAGCCTCATTAGTAGCACGGGACTATGAGAGCCTGATTGATTTAACATCTGATTCTCAAGTGAAACAAAATTTCAGTGAACTTTCCCTAAATGATTTTTGGAGTAGCCTAATTCAAGAGTACCCAAGTATTGCAACGCGTGCAGTTCGTGTACTTCTTCCTTTTGCTACAATGCACCTGTGTGAAACAGGGTTTTCATATTATGCTGCAACAAAAACGAAATACCGGAAAAGGCTTGATGCTGCACCTCACATGCGGATCCGACTTAGCAACATTACACCTAATATTAAACGGATATGTGataaaaagacacaaaaacacTGTTCTCATTAA
- the ZBED5 gene encoding zinc finger BED domain-containing protein 5 isoform X1 has translation MIAHLLCILSYNFNKFVILNVYSKLTMFCTTNTLPMDLLPKQGSLKQEVESFYQIVSESNDQKVGILQSEDEQLQPSVSKKSEDELSRVQFMSNSNKITFSKKPKRRKYDESYLSFGFTYFGNRDAPHAQCVLCKKILSNSSLAPSKLRRHLETKHAAFKDKDISFFKQHLDSPENNKPPPPKIVNTDNESATEASYNVSYHIALSGEAHTVGELLIKPCAKDVVMRMFDEQYSKKIDAVQLSNSTIARRIKDLAADIEEELVCRLKICDGFSLQLDESADVSGLAVLLVFVRYRFNKSIEEDLLLCESLQSNATGKEIFNCINSFMQKHEIEWGKCVDICSDASRAMDGKIAEAVALIKYVAPESTSSHCLLYRHALAVKIMPTSLKNVLDQAVQIINYIKARPHQSRLLKILCEEMGAQHTALLLNTEVRWLSRGKVLVRLFELRRELLVFMDSAFQLSDCLTNLSWLLRLAYLADIFTKLNEVNLSMQGKNVTVFTVFDKMSSLLRKLAFWASSVEEENFDCFPTLSDFLTEINSTVDKDICSAIVQHLRGLRSTLLKYFPVTNDNNAWVRNPFTVSVKPASLVARDYESLIDLTSDSQVKQNFSELSLNDFWSSLIQEYPSIATRAVRVLLPFATMHLCETGFSYYAATKTKYRKRLDAAPHMRIRLSNITPNIKRICDKKTQKHCSH, from the coding sequence ATGATTGCTCATCTTCTATGTATCCTGTCTTATAATTTCAACAAATTTGTGATACTCAATGTTTATTCTAAACTAACCATGTTTTGTACCACAAATACATTGCCTATGGATCTATTGCCGAAACAAGGAAGTCTTAAACAAGAAGTAGAATCATTTTATCAAATTGTGTCTGAATCAAATGATCAAAAAGTTGGAATATTACAAAGTGAAGATGAACAATTGCAGCCATCAGTTTCTAAAAAATCAGAAGATGAGCTTTCCAGGGTTCAATTTATGTCCAATTCCAACAAAATAACATTTAGTAAGaaaccaaaaagaagaaaatatgatgAAAGTTATTTGTCTTTTGGATTTACTTACTTTGGAAATAGAGATGCACCTCATGCTCAGTGTGTGTTATGTAAGAAAATTTTATCAAatagctctttggcccctagtAAGCTTCGAAGACATTTGGAAACAAAACATGCTGCATTTAAAGACAAAGACATAAGCTTTTTCAAGCAACATCTTGATTCACCTGAAAATAACAAACCCCCACCACCTAAAATTGTCAATACAGATAATGAAAGTGCTACAGAGGCATCGTACAATGTAAGTTACCATATAGCCCTGAGTGGAGAGGCTCATACTGTTGGAGAATTGCTTATCAAACCTTGTGCAAAAGATGTCGTGATGCGGATGTTTGATGAACAATACAGTAAAAAAATAGATGCAGTGCAACTATCAAACAGTACCATTGCACGCCGAATTAAGGATCTAGCTGCTGACATTGAAGAAGAGCTTGTTTGTAGACTGAAAATTTGTGATGGGTTTTCGCTGCAGCTAGATGAATCAGCTGATGTTTCAGGACTTGCTGTGCTACTTGTGTTTGTTCGTTACCGGTTTAATAAGTCTATTGAGGAAGACCTACTGTTATGTGAATCTCTGCAAAGTAATGCTACTGGTAAAGAAATTTTCAACTGCATCAACAGTTTCATGCAGAAACATGAAATTGAATGGGGAAAATGTGTTGATATTTGTAGTGATGCTTCTAGAGCAATGGACGGGAAAATTGCTGAGGCTGTCGCCTTGATAAAATATGTGGCTCCAGAAAGTACCAGTAGTCACTGCCTATTATATAGACATGCACTAGCAGTTAAAATAATGCCTACATCTCTAAAAAATGTGCTAGATCAGGCAGTACAAATCATCAATTATATTAAAGCTCGACCACATCAATCCAGACTACTAAAAATTTTATGTGAAGAAATgggtgcccagcacacagcactTCTTCTAAATACAGAGGTGAGGTGGCTTTCCCGAGGTAAAGTTCTTGTAAGACTTTTTGAGCTTCGTCGTGAACTATTGGTTTTCATGGATTCTGCTTTTCAACTGTCTGATTGTTTAACAAATTTATCTTGGCTCCTAAGACTTGCATATCTTGCAGAtatttttactaaattaaatGAGGTTAATCTGTCAATGCAAGGAAAAAATGTGACAGTGTTTACAGTATTTGATAAAATGTCATCATTGTTAAGAAAATTGGCATTTTGGGCCTCATCTGTAGAAGAAGAAAACTTTGATTGTTTTCCTACACTAAGTGACTTTTTGACTGAAATTAATTCTACAGTTGATAAAGATATTTGCAGTGCCATTGTGCAGCACCTACGGGGTTTGCGCTCTACTCTGTTGAAATATTTTCCTGTAACAAATGACAATAATGCTTGGGTTAGAAATCCATTTACAGTATCTGTGAAACCAGCCTCATTAGTAGCACGGGACTATGAGAGCCTGATTGATTTAACATCTGATTCTCAAGTGAAACAAAATTTCAGTGAACTTTCCCTAAATGATTTTTGGAGTAGCCTAATTCAAGAGTACCCAAGTATTGCAACGCGTGCAGTTCGTGTACTTCTTCCTTTTGCTACAATGCACCTGTGTGAAACAGGGTTTTCATATTATGCTGCAACAAAAACGAAATACCGGAAAAGGCTTGATGCTGCACCTCACATGCGGATCCGACTTAGCAACATTACACCTAATATTAAACGGATATGTGataaaaagacacaaaaacacTGTTCTCATTAA